The following are encoded in a window of Ricinus communis isolate WT05 ecotype wild-type chromosome 4, ASM1957865v1, whole genome shotgun sequence genomic DNA:
- the LOC8265480 gene encoding patellin-4 produces MTAEVKVEETKVADAEVVVPEESPKQVVADADNEDTKKGGDSEVNGDSTISMPKTVQKSSSYKEESNYLSDLKEFEKKALTELKSKLEEAILGNKLFKKDEPKKKETGESEKKVEEKEKKVDKEETEKEKTEESEKQDQEQEAEKNEESEKQVQDKEAEKNEEPEPVQECEEEKKPEEEKEEEIVDKDISLWGVPLLPSKGAQGTDVVLLKFLRAREFKVNEAFQMLKKTLQWRKESNVDSILEEDLEVDLSSAFYMNGVDREGHPVCYNIYGAFADADLYSKAFGSEQRRKQFLRWRFQLMEKGIQKLDLKPGGVTSLLQINDLKNSPAPSKKDLRVAMNQAVSLLQDNYPEFVARNIFINVPFWYYALNALLSPFLTQRSKSKFVVSRPAKVTETLLKYIPAQEIPVQYGGFKRENDFEFSAGDDEVSELIVKAGSTETIEISTAEVGVTLIWDLTVLGWEVNYKEEFAPNDEGSYTVIIQKAKKMSSSQEPLRNTFTNSELGKVVLTIENTSSKKKRVLYRYKTKKTAAASF; encoded by the exons ATGACTGCTGAGGTTAAAGTCGAGGAAACTAAGGTTGCTGATGCTGAGGTTGTTGTTCCTGAAGAAAGTCCCAAGCAGGTTGTTGCTGATGCTGATAATGAAGACACCAAAAAAGGTGGGGATTCTGAAGTGAATGGTGATTCTACTATTTCCATGCCTAAAACAGTTCAGAAGAGCTCTTCTTATAAAGAAGAGAGCAACTATCTTTCTGATCTTAAGGAGTTTGAGAAAAAGGCTCTCACTGAGCTTAAATCCAAACTTGAAGAAGCTATTCTTGGAAACAAATTGTTCAAGAAAGATGAGCCCAAGAAGAAAGAGACTGGAGAAAGTGAAAAGAAGGTGgaggagaaggagaagaaggtAGATAAAGAAGAGACAGAGAAGGAAAAGACTGAAGAAAGTGAGAAACAAGATCAAGAACAAGAAGCTGAGAAGAATGAAGAAAGTGAGAAGCAAGTTCAAGATAAAGAAGCtgaaaagaatgaagaacCAGAACCAGTGCAAGAATgtgaagaagagaagaaaccTGAGGAGGAAAAGGAGGAAGAAATAGTAGACAAAGATATCTCTCTTTGGGGAGTCCCACTTTTGCCTAGCAAAGGAGCACAAGGAACAGATGTTGTCCTCTTGAAGTTCCTGAGAGCAAGAGAGTTCAAAGTCAATGAAGCCTTTCAGATGCTAAAGAAAACCCTGCAATGGAGGAAAGAATCAAACGTCGATTCGATCTTGGAAGAAGATTTGGAAGTGGATTTAAGCTCAGCCTTTTACATGAATGGTGTAGATCGTGAAGGTCACCCTGTCTGTTACAACATTTATGGTGCTTTTGCTGATGCAGATCTCTACTCCAAGGCGTTTGGCAGTGAGCAAAGGCGCAAACAGTTCTTGAGATGGAGATTTCAGCTGATGGAAAAGGGCATTCAAAAGCTTGATTTGAAGCCTGGTGGTGTCACTTCTTTGCTTCAAATTAATGATCTCAAGAACTCTCCTGCTCCATCGAAGAAAGATCTTAGAGTTGCTATGAACCAAGCTGTTTCGCTTTTGCAGGACAATTATCCTGAATTTGTTGCCAGAAAT atattcataaatgttcCATTTTGGTATTATGCTCTCAATGCACTGTTGTCCCCTTTCTTAACTCAAAGAAGCAAGAGCAAATTTGTTGTTAGTCGCCCTGCCAAGGTTACTGAGACCTTACTCAA ATACATTCCAGCCCAGGAAATCCCTGTCCAGTATGGTGGTTTCAAGAGGGAGAATGATTTCGAGTTCTCAGCAGGAGATGATGAAGTTTCTGAGCTTATTGTCAAAGCAGGATCAACTGAAACCATTGAGATCTCTACAGCAGAG GTTGGGGTCACACTGATCTGGGACCTGACTGTTTTGGGTTGGGAAGTGAATTACAAGGAGGAATTTGCACCAAATGACGAGGGGTCTTACACTGTCATAATTCAAAAGGCCAAGAAAATGAGCTCATCTCAAGAACCACTTCGCAACACTTTTACCAACAGTGAGCTTGGAAAGGTTGTCCTGACAATTGAAAATACTTCCAGCAAGAAGAAGAGGGTTCTGTATCGATACAAGACCAAGAAGACTGCTGCTGCTTCCTTCTAG
- the LOC8265481 gene encoding berberine bridge enzyme-like 18 — MIDMNSSSYILPVLVFSLLSFSWATSAQTHEDFLECLHLQSQDSTSISRIIYTPINSSYSSVLQFSIQNRRFNTSTTPKPLVIVTPLNVSHVQAAIICSKRHGMHIRVRSGGHDYEGLSYVSVLPFVIVDLINLQSITVDAANNTAWVQAGATIGNLYYSIAERSRTLAFPAGVCPTVGIGGHFTGGGYGMLLRKYGLAADNIIDAVLIDVNGRVLDRASMGEDLFWAIRGGGGNTFGIVISWKINLVPVPATVTVFTVEKTLEQNATQLVNRWQYIADKLHEDLFIRVIIERVNSTSQQGKTTVRAAFNSLFLGGVDRLLPLMQESFPELGLVREDCIEMSWIESILYFAGFSNSPLDILLNRTQPSVRNFKAKSDYVKEPMPETALEGIWERLSEVDVGAGQLIFSPYGGRMSEISESSIPFPHRAGNLYKIQHLAYWDEEGIVATRKHISWIRRLYSFLAPYVSKNPRAAYINYRDLDIGMNNLGNTSYKQASIWGIKYFKINFDRLVHVKTTVDPANFFRNEQSIPPLSSW; from the coding sequence ATGATAGACATGAATTCTTCAAGCTATATCCTTCCAGTTCTTGTTTTTTCTCTCTTGTCATTCTCATGGGCAACTTCAGCTCAGACCCATGAAGATTTTCTTGAATGTCTTCACCTTCAATCTCAAGACTCGACCTCCATTTCCAGAATCATTTACACCCCAATCAACTCTTCCTATTCATCTGTTCTACAATTCTCCATACAGAACCGCAGGTTCAATACAAGTACCACTCCAAAACCTCTAGTTATTGTTACCCCTTTGAATGTATCCCACGTTCAAGCTGCCATAATATGTTCTAAAAGACATGGCATGCACATTAGAGTTCGAAGTGGTGGCCATGACTACGAAGGGCTGTCTTATGTTTCTGTTCTTCCATTCGTCATTGTTGATCTgatcaatcttcaatccatcACTGTTGATGCAGCAAACAACACTGCATGGGTTCAAGCTGGAGCAACTATAGgcaatttatattatagtatTGCCGAGAGAAGCAGAACTCTAGCTTTTCCAGCAGGTGTTTGTCCTACCGTTGGTATTGGTGGGCACTTCACCGGCGGAGGATATGGCATGTTGTTGCGAAAATATGGGCTTGCTGCGGATAATATAATTGATGCAGTATTGATTGATGTTAATGGTAGAGTTCTTGACAGAGCTTCAATGGGTGAGGATCTTTTCTGGGCAATTCGAGGAGGTGGAGGAAATACCTTTGGAATCGTTATTTCATGGAAGATTAACTTGGTTCCAGTTCCAGCTACTGTCACTGTATTTACGGTGGAAAAAACCTTGGAACAAAATGCAACTCAACTTGTCAATAGGTGGCAATATATAGCAGATAAGCTTCATGAAGATCTATTCATTAGAGTAATTATAGAGAGAGTTAACTCAACCAGTCAACAAGGAAAAACAACAGTACGAGCAGCATTTAACTCCTTGTTTCTCGGTGGAGTCGACAGGCTTCTTCCTTTGATGCAAGAGAGCTTCCCTGAACTGGGTTTGGTGAGAGAAGATTGCATCGAGATGAGCTGGATAGAATCCATCCTCTACTTTGCTGGATTTTCAAATTCACCCTTGGATATTTTGCTTAACAGGACTCAGCCATCCGTGAGGAATTTCAAAGCAAAATCCGATTATGTCAAAGAACCAATGCCTGAAACTGCACTGGAAGGCATATGGGAGAGGCTCTCCGAAGTGGACGTCGGTGCAGGTCAACTGATATTTAGCCCGTACGGAGGAAGAATGAGCGAGATTTCAGAATCCAGCATTCCATTTCCACACAGGGCTGGAAATCTTTACAAGATTCAGCACCTGGCGTATTGGGACGAGGAAGGAATTGTAGCAACAAGAAAGCATATAAGCTGGATCAGAAGGCTCTACAGTTTCTTGGCTCCCTATGTTTCAAAGAATCCAAGAGCAGCATATATCAACTACAGGGATCTTGACATTGGGATGAACAACTTGGGCAACACAAGTTACAAGCAAGCAAGCATTTGGGGAATAAAGTATTTCAAGATTAACTTCGACAGGCTGGTGCATGTCAAGACTACAGTTGATCCTGCCAACTTTTTCAGGAACGAACAAAGCATCCCGCCTCTCTCTTCTTGGTAA